The genomic window AGGGAGAGGATCCGGATACGGGTGGGATCCCCCATCATGCGGAAGAACGAGGCCATCTCCTCGATGAGGACCTCCTGTGTTTCGGAAAACCCCGACATAGACACCTTCTTAAAAATGAAAATATGAACAACTATTCATATATTAGCACGGACTGTTCCTTTGTTCAACCCCTCGCCCCACTACCGCCCCATCCACACCTCAGCTCCCCTACTCCACTCGCCTCCCCACGCGCACCGGAGCCTCCATGATCTTTGCCTTCACAAACCGTCCCGACTCGGTGAGCTGCTCATCGGGCCAGGGCCCTGTGGTGCTTGCCCCGAAGACCAGGGCCGAGGCGCTCTCACGCTTGTCGTTCATGGCCCAGTTGGCCCAGCTTATCATGTGCTCGTCGAGAAAGGCGAGCCAGCGTTCCGATTCCTCGATATCGATCGGCCCGTCGCCCGAGGCCTCGCAGGTTCCCCACTCGGTCACGAACAAGGGGAGCCCCTTGGAGAGGGCATACCGGGCCTTTTCCCTCAGATCCTCCCGGTGCGTCCCTGCGTAGAAGTGGAGGGTATAGGCGATGTTCTCGTACCCTGTAATCGGATCGTCGGCCGCCACATCCACGTCCTGCGACCAGTGCGGCGTGCCCACAATGATGAGGTTCTTCGCCCCCTTCGAGCGTATGGTCTCGATGATGCGCACCGCATAGGCCTTGATCTCGTCCCACGTCTCGGTGTCGGGCTCGTTGTAGATCTCGAAGATCACGTTGGGCACATTGCCGTAGCGCTCGGCCATCTCGGCAAAGAAGGCCTCGGCCTGCGGGAGGTAGATGTTGTGTGAGTGCCAGTCGATGATCACGTAGATGCCCTCCTCTATGGCGGCATCCACCACCTTCATGAGGAGGTTTTTGTGGTACTTGTTGCTCGTGAGGTAGGCGTTCTCCACTCCCATGGCCGCCCTGATGAGGGAGACCTTCCAGGTACGGGCGAGGTTTCTCACCAGCTCCGGATTCCAGAACGGCGCCGACCACTGGCTCCAGAAGAGGCTCATCCCGCGAAGCTGAATCTGCCGCCCATGGGCGTCGCAGATCGCACTCCCCCTCACCTGGAGCATCCCGTGCCGATCCACCACCGACCCGCCGGTGGCGAGGCGGAGCCCCACCCCCACGCCCGCCGCGAGCACCACCCCCGCCGCGAGCACGATGATCCACTTCCGCTTCATGAGACCACCTCCTCTGCCCTAAGTATAGAGCACGCCCTCCAGTTGGTCGAGATGTCCGCCCTACTCCACCCTCAGCGAGAACGGCATGGCGGGAAGTCCCGACTCGTCGAAGAGGTTCACCTGGGGGGTGTTGCGCCACGCGTACCGTACCTCC from Spirochaeta thermophila DSM 6192 includes these protein-coding regions:
- a CDS encoding glycoside hydrolase family 5 protein — encoded protein: MKRKWIIVLAAGVVLAAGVGVGLRLATGGSVVDRHGMLQVRGSAICDAHGRQIQLRGMSLFWSQWSAPFWNPELVRNLARTWKVSLIRAAMGVENAYLTSNKYHKNLLMKVVDAAIEEGIYVIIDWHSHNIYLPQAEAFFAEMAERYGNVPNVIFEIYNEPDTETWDEIKAYAVRIIETIRSKGAKNLIIVGTPHWSQDVDVAADDPITGYENIAYTLHFYAGTHREDLREKARYALSKGLPLFVTEWGTCEASGDGPIDIEESERWLAFLDEHMISWANWAMNDKRESASALVFGASTTGPWPDEQLTESGRFVKAKIMEAPVRVGRRVE